CAGCCGGCGCTGAAGGCCATATTCCCTTGCTGCCGGGCCGTTTCCGCCGCATTGAAAAGCAATATTTTGGAAATGGCCTTGTCACGCTTCTCCGTATCCAGAGTTGCCCGCTTGCTGGTTCGCATTAATTTTCCATTTTCCAGAAAGGCTGTGTGGATGGCATGGCGGTACAACTGGGAAATTTTTCTTAGAACAAAAGGATTATCACGGGCGACGGACAGCTGTTCCTCAAAGAAAGTATCCATGTCCCAAGGGACATCCAGTTTTTTCATGGACTGCATGTAAGTGTCCAACATGCGGCAGGCGGATTCGTTTTGTGCAAGCTGCAAATGAATCCGGATTTGTTGTGAAGCTTCCTGATAGTGGTGATTTTGAATTAAATTCTCCAGATGAGAAATGGAGAAGGAAGGAGGAGGTGCGCTTGAATCTTCCTGCTTCTTTTCTTGGGCAATGGCTGAAAGGGGAAACGTCCCCAAAAGCAGGAAGAATGTTAAAAACATGGAACGCATTCCATTATCTAAAAATAATTCCGGAAAGCTTCAAGTAAAAGATAGGGAGCATTGCCGTTTATTTTAAATGAAAAATTACGGCGGTAGGGAAATGTCCATGTAACTGATATTTTACGCATGTGGAAATTTGTTCCAGGTGTTTTATGGAACCAATGGTACTGGTTTATAAAGAATCGGCTCCAGTGAAACCGGGCAGGAATGTTTCCGTTAAGAGAGAAAAGAAAGAGAACGTTTATCAGAGCTGTCTGCGGTACTCGAAGTGCCAATTCAGAACAATGGATATCATTTTTAAAAACATGGAACGCATTCCATTATCTAAAAATAATTCCGGAAAGCTTCAAGTAAAAGATAGGGAGCATTGCCGTTTATTTTAAATGAAAAATTACGGCGGTAGGGAAATGTCCATGTAACTGATATTTTACGCATGTGGAAATTTGTTCCAGGTGTTTTATGGAACCAATGGTACTGGTTTATAAAGAATCGGCTCCAGTGAAACCGGGCAGGAATGTTTCCGTTAAGAGAGAAAAGAAAGAGAACGTTTATCAGAGCTGTCTGCGGTACTCGAAGTGCCAATTCAGAACAATGGATATCATTTCTACGCTGGGAAAAACGATAATAAGCCAATTGACATGACATTTTTGCACTAAAAAAGCGCCGGAAAATTCCGGCGCTTGGAAAGGGAGGATTGACAGGCCGCCCTGTTACCAGGTGGCGTCAAATTTGGGAATGGGCGTACCCTTTCCTCCGGGACAATTTTCCGGGACTTTGTAGGTCTTCCGGAGTTCCTGGTAGCGCTTCTTGAGCTGTTCCGCCGTGGTTTTGTAGGCCGGATCGTTAATGACGTTCTTCATCTGCATGGGGTCCTTCTGCATGTCGAAAAGCATCCATTCGTCGCTTGTCCAAATGTAGGAAAGTGTGTAGCGGTCCGTCCGGATGCCGTCGTGGCGCGGAGCGTTGTGTTCGCCGGGATTCTCGTAGAAGCAGTAGTAGATGGCATCCCTCCATTGGTCCGGCTTCTTGTTGGTGAAAGCCGTCGGGAGCAGGGAGATGCCCTGGAACGTGTTCATGTTTTCCGGCGTGTCGGCCCCGGCCGCGGATACGATGGTGGGGGCATAGTCGATGTTCTGCACCATCGTGTTGTTGCGCGTGCCCGCGGGAATCTTTCCGGGCCATTTCATGATGAGCGGCATGCGGAGTGATTCTTCAAAAATCCAGCGCTTGTCGTACATGCCGTGTTCACCCATGTAAAAGCCCTGGTCCCCGCAATAGATGACCAGCGTGTCTTTGGAAATGCCTTCCTTGTCCAGATATTTCATGAGGCGCCCGATGCTGTCGTCCACGGAAAGCAGGCAGCCCAGGTAGTCTTCCATATATGCGTGCCATTTCCATTCGGCGAAGGCTTTAGGATCTTTCAGCTTGCCGGACTTCATGCCGTCCACCAGGGACTTGGTGCGCTTGGCATAATAATCCGTCCACTTCTTCCGTTCTTCCGGCGTCATGCGGCCCAGTTCCCCCAAATCCCAGCCGTAGCCCGGGGAGACGATGCTCTTGCGCATTTCTTCCGGTACCTGGTCCTTGAGAACCTTGAGATCGGAATAGATCGCCATGTGTCTGGCGACGGTCTGCTGGTTTTTCTTCAGGAACTCCGGACGGTTGGCGTAATCGTCGTGGAAATTGGCGGGTGGCGTGAGTTTGGACGTGTTTACCTTGCCCAGGTGGCGCAGGGCGGGGCACCAGGCGCGGTGGGGAGCCTTGTGGCCCACCACGAGTAGGAAGGGCTTGTCCTTGTCGCGGTTTTCCAGCCACTGGATGGACTTGTCCGTTACGACGTCCGTGGCATATCCGGGAAAGCGCTTCGTCTGGCGTCCCTTCCCGTCCGGCTTGGGGATGATGAAGTCAGGATTGTAATAGCTGCCCTGGCCGGGGAAAATTTCCCAAGTATCAAATCCGGTGGGGTTGGATTCCAAATGCCATTTCCCGAACAGGGCCGTCTGGTAGCCGGCCTTTTGCAGCATTTTCGGATAAGTCGGCTGGGAGCCGTCCAGAGGATGCTGGCCGTTGAAAACGAAACCGTTCATGTGGGAATGCCGCCCGGTCAGGATGCAGGCGCGCGACGGGCCGCATAGGGAATTGGCGCAATAGCTGCGGTCAAAGACCATGCCCTGCTTGGCCAGCTTGTTGAAATTGGGCAGGGCAACGGGGGAATCCTGTTTGCTGGTGCCCAGCGTCTGGTAGGCGTGGTCATCCGTAATGATGAACAGGATGTTCGGCTTTTTATTCTTTTCGGACGCAGTCTGCGCCATCAGGGGAGAGGCCGCCAGCAGGACCAGCGTTCCGGCGATGATGGTTTTTAGAGAGCTCATAGTGGTGAAGGATATAGAACGCACGCACCATGTCAATGTCATAGGATTCCTTTTGCCGTGATTCTGCGTTATGGTACAATAACCGCCATGTATTTCTCCCCTTTGGAAGATGCGTTGCGCCGGTTCGGCAAACGGGAATTCCGCCCCATGCAACGGGAGCTGATGGAATGCGCCCTGCGCGGCCGTTCCTGTATCGGCATTCTTCCCACGGGGTCCGGCAAAAGCCTTTGCTACCAGATTCCCGCAGTTCTGATGGACGGGGTGGCTGTGGTCGTTTCCCCCCTCATTGCGCTGATGCGGGACCAGGTATCGGGACTGGAAAAACTGGGAGTGGCCGCGGCGCGGTA
This genomic stretch from Akkermansia biwaensis harbors:
- a CDS encoding sulfatase family protein, yielding MSSLKTIIAGTLVLLAASPLMAQTASEKNKKPNILFIITDDHAYQTLGTSKQDSPVALPNFNKLAKQGMVFDRSYCANSLCGPSRACILTGRHSHMNGFVFNGQHPLDGSQPTYPKMLQKAGYQTALFGKWHLESNPTGFDTWEIFPGQGSYYNPDFIIPKPDGKGRQTKRFPGYATDVVTDKSIQWLENRDKDKPFLLVVGHKAPHRAWCPALRHLGKVNTSKLTPPANFHDDYANRPEFLKKNQQTVARHMAIYSDLKVLKDQVPEEMRKSIVSPGYGWDLGELGRMTPEERKKWTDYYAKRTKSLVDGMKSGKLKDPKAFAEWKWHAYMEDYLGCLLSVDDSIGRLMKYLDKEGISKDTLVIYCGDQGFYMGEHGMYDKRWIFEESLRMPLIMKWPGKIPAGTRNNTMVQNIDYAPTIVSAAGADTPENMNTFQGISLLPTAFTNKKPDQWRDAIYYCFYENPGEHNAPRHDGIRTDRYTLSYIWTSDEWMLFDMQKDPMQMKNVINDPAYKTTAEQLKKRYQELRKTYKVPENCPGGKGTPIPKFDATW